A single window of Cellulomonas sp. NTE-D12 DNA harbors:
- the uvrC gene encoding excinuclease ABC subunit UvrC encodes MADPASYRPAPGEIPDQPGVYRFRDEHGRVIYVGKAKSLRQRLNSYFQDPYNLHPRTYQMVTTAASVQWTVVGTEVEALALEYSWIKEFDPRFNIKYRDDKSYPYLAVTMADAVPRVQVMRGAKRKGTRYFGPYAHAWAIRETVDLLLRVFPVRTCSAGVFKRAHQQGRPCLLGYIDKCSAPCVGRISEDDHRRLAQDFCDFMAGDTARFTRRLTAAMKAAAAELDFERAARLRDDIATLERATERNAVVLPDGTDCDIFALVGDELEAAVQVFHVRDGRIRGQRGWVVEKVEEADDADLVERLLQQVYGTADAELDGGTAAVPREVLVPALPTNLDQVQTWLTGLRGARVSVRVPQRGEKRELAETVRRNAEHALALHRTRRAGDLTTRSQALREIQEALDLPSAPLRIECYDVSHNQGTYQSASMVVFEDGLARKSEYRLFTVRGPEGDGARDDTAAMHEVITRRFRRYLAERSQSGDVELGDGSSDDDEDAPTRSGPIDERTGRPARFAYPPNLVVVDGGPPQVAAAAAAMAELGVDDVALCGLAKRLEEVWLPGEEYPVILQRSSEGLYLLQRLRDEAHRFAITAHRRRRSKGMTVSVLDDVPGLGPARRAALLKHFGSVRRLRAATAEEIASVPGMGDRTARAVVDALAGGSAPSTAVEAPSRPGASTDLTPPPSEPAGILGP; translated from the coding sequence ATGGCCGATCCCGCCTCCTACCGTCCCGCGCCGGGCGAGATCCCGGACCAGCCGGGCGTGTACCGCTTCCGGGACGAGCACGGTCGTGTCATCTACGTCGGCAAGGCCAAGAGCCTGCGGCAGCGGCTGAACAGCTACTTCCAGGACCCGTACAACCTGCACCCGCGGACGTACCAGATGGTCACCACGGCCGCCTCGGTGCAGTGGACCGTCGTCGGCACCGAGGTCGAGGCACTGGCCCTGGAGTACTCCTGGATCAAGGAGTTCGACCCGCGGTTCAACATCAAGTACCGGGACGACAAGTCGTACCCGTACCTGGCGGTGACCATGGCGGACGCGGTACCTCGGGTCCAGGTGATGCGCGGCGCGAAGCGCAAGGGCACCCGGTACTTCGGGCCGTATGCGCACGCCTGGGCGATCCGGGAGACGGTGGACCTGCTGCTGCGGGTGTTCCCGGTGCGCACGTGCTCCGCCGGCGTGTTCAAGCGGGCGCACCAGCAGGGGAGGCCGTGCCTGCTGGGCTACATCGACAAGTGCTCGGCACCGTGCGTCGGCCGCATCTCCGAGGACGACCACCGGCGGCTGGCCCAGGACTTCTGCGACTTCATGGCGGGGGACACCGCGCGCTTCACCCGTCGCCTGACCGCGGCGATGAAGGCCGCCGCCGCAGAGCTCGACTTCGAGCGCGCCGCACGGCTGCGCGACGACATCGCCACGCTCGAGCGGGCGACCGAGCGGAACGCCGTCGTGCTGCCGGACGGAACGGACTGCGACATCTTCGCCCTGGTCGGCGACGAGCTCGAGGCCGCGGTCCAGGTGTTCCACGTCCGTGACGGCCGAATCCGCGGCCAGCGCGGCTGGGTCGTCGAGAAGGTGGAGGAGGCGGACGACGCCGACCTGGTCGAGCGTCTCCTGCAGCAGGTGTACGGCACCGCGGACGCCGAGCTGGACGGCGGCACGGCCGCGGTGCCGCGTGAGGTGCTCGTACCGGCGCTGCCGACCAACCTCGACCAGGTCCAGACGTGGCTGACCGGTCTGCGCGGCGCGCGGGTCAGCGTGCGGGTGCCTCAGCGTGGCGAGAAGCGGGAGCTCGCCGAGACGGTCCGTCGCAACGCCGAGCACGCTCTGGCCCTGCACCGCACCCGCCGGGCGGGCGACCTCACCACCCGCAGCCAGGCGCTCCGCGAGATCCAGGAGGCGCTGGACCTGCCGTCGGCGCCGCTGCGGATCGAGTGCTACGACGTGTCCCACAACCAGGGCACCTACCAGTCGGCGTCGATGGTGGTGTTCGAGGACGGGTTGGCACGCAAGAGCGAGTACCGCCTGTTCACGGTGCGCGGGCCCGAGGGCGACGGAGCCAGGGACGACACGGCGGCGATGCACGAGGTGATCACCCGGCGGTTCCGGCGGTACCTCGCCGAGCGCTCCCAGTCCGGGGACGTGGAGCTGGGCGACGGGTCGTCCGACGACGACGAGGACGCCCCGACGCGGTCGGGCCCGATCGACGAGCGCACCGGCCGACCGGCGCGGTTCGCCTACCCGCCGAACCTCGTCGTCGTCGACGGGGGGCCGCCACAGGTCGCCGCGGCGGCCGCCGCGATGGCGGAGCTCGGGGTCGACGACGTGGCGCTCTGCGGACTGGCCAAGCGGCTCGAAGAGGTGTGGCTGCCGGGCGAGGAGTACCCCGTCATCCTGCAGCGCTCCTCCGAGGGGCTCTACCTGCTGCAGCGGCTGCGGGACGAGGCGCACCGGTTCGCGATCACCGCGCACCGACGCCGGCGGAGCAAGGGCATGACGGTGTCCGTGCTGGACGACGTTCCGGGTCTGGGCCCGGCGCGCCGGGCCGCGCTGCTCAAGCACTTCGGCTCGGTGCGCCGGCTTCGGGCGGCGACCGCCGAGGAGATCGCGAGCGTGCCCGGCATGGGTGACCGGACGGCACGGGCGGTGGTCGACGCGCTGGCGGGCGGCTCGGCGCCGTCGACAGCGGTCGAGGCGCCCTCGCGTCCCGGCGCGTCGACAGACCTCACCCCGCCGCCTTCGGAGCCCGCTGGCATCCTGGGTCCATGA
- the rapZ gene encoding RNase adapter RapZ: MTDEPSPLTVPHGIPAIEATTAAPVLEQPQVLVITGMSGAGRSRAAAVLEDLDWYVVDNLPAQMLVHLVGMLTSGTAGQHAQRLAAVIDVRGGEFFGHLDTALENLRATGVDLRILFLDASDEALVRRFEQVRRPHPLQGGGRILDAIGAERRLLTSLRERADWVIDTTELNVHDLARTVREAVHGEEEADLRISIVSFGFKYGLPLDADHVVDVRFLANPYWISELRHLSGRDEPVRDYVLGLPGALEFVDRYVAALEPVLEGYRHEDKHYVTIAVGCTGGKHRSVAISDALAARLRDRGLRVSVTARDLGKE; encoded by the coding sequence ATGACGGACGAGCCCTCGCCCCTGACGGTGCCGCACGGGATCCCCGCCATCGAGGCCACCACGGCGGCCCCGGTGCTGGAGCAGCCGCAGGTGCTGGTGATCACCGGGATGTCCGGCGCGGGTCGCAGCCGAGCGGCCGCCGTGCTGGAGGACCTCGACTGGTACGTCGTCGACAACCTCCCGGCGCAGATGCTGGTGCACCTCGTCGGGATGCTGACGTCCGGCACCGCGGGGCAGCACGCGCAGCGGCTCGCCGCGGTGATCGACGTGCGCGGGGGCGAGTTCTTCGGCCACCTCGACACGGCGCTGGAGAACCTCCGCGCCACCGGTGTGGACCTCCGGATCCTCTTCCTGGACGCGTCGGACGAGGCGCTGGTGCGGAGGTTCGAGCAGGTACGACGGCCGCACCCCCTGCAGGGCGGCGGCCGCATCCTCGACGCGATCGGCGCCGAACGTCGCCTGCTGACCAGCCTGCGCGAGCGAGCCGACTGGGTGATCGACACGACGGAGCTGAACGTCCACGACCTCGCCCGCACCGTGCGGGAGGCGGTGCACGGCGAGGAGGAGGCCGACCTCCGCATCTCGATCGTGTCCTTCGGGTTCAAGTACGGCCTGCCGCTCGACGCGGACCACGTCGTGGACGTGCGGTTCCTCGCCAACCCGTACTGGATCAGCGAGCTGCGCCACCTGTCCGGCCGTGACGAGCCGGTGCGCGACTACGTCCTCGGGCTGCCCGGCGCCCTGGAGTTCGTCGACCGGTACGTCGCCGCTCTCGAGCCCGTGCTCGAGGGCTACCGGCACGAGGACAAGCACTACGTGACGATCGCGGTGGGGTGCACGGGCGGCAAGCACAGGTCGGTGGCGATCAGCGACGCTCTCGCGGCACGCCTGCGGGACCGGGGTCTGCGGGTGAGCGTGACGGCTCGCGACCTCGGCAAGGAATGA
- the yvcK gene encoding uridine diphosphate-N-acetylglucosamine-binding protein YvcK — MVALGGGHGLSASLSALRLLTDRLTAVVTVADDGGSSGRLRDELGVLPPGDLRMALSALCDDSDWGRTWRDVLQHRYSSDGPLDQHAVGNLLIVALWELLGDPVQGLDWVGRLLNASGRVLPMAAVPLRIAADVVGPDGVRRVVEGQSAVATSVGRIEQVRLEPEAPPACTEAVAAVRDADWVVLGPGSWYTSVLPHLLVPELHDALVAHRGRTIVTLNLQREEAGETADLPVQEHVAVLREHAPDLRIDAVVADPAAVDDVAGLSQVCAEMGARLLVRQVRRGDGTARHDPLRLAAAYRDILEGSFGDVGVRS; from the coding sequence ATGGTGGCGCTCGGCGGCGGTCACGGGCTCTCGGCCAGCCTGTCGGCCCTCCGGCTGCTCACCGACCGACTGACCGCCGTGGTGACGGTGGCGGACGACGGCGGCTCCTCGGGCCGGCTCCGCGACGAGCTGGGTGTGCTGCCGCCCGGTGACCTGCGGATGGCGCTCTCCGCCCTCTGCGACGACTCCGACTGGGGTCGCACCTGGCGGGACGTGCTCCAGCACCGCTACTCGTCGGACGGCCCGCTGGACCAGCACGCCGTCGGCAACCTGCTGATCGTCGCCCTCTGGGAGCTGCTCGGTGACCCGGTGCAGGGCCTGGACTGGGTCGGCAGGCTGCTCAACGCCAGCGGCCGGGTGCTGCCCATGGCAGCCGTGCCGCTGCGCATCGCCGCCGACGTCGTCGGTCCGGACGGTGTGCGGCGGGTCGTCGAGGGGCAGAGCGCCGTCGCGACGAGCGTGGGCCGGATCGAGCAGGTGCGTCTGGAGCCGGAGGCGCCGCCGGCGTGCACCGAGGCCGTGGCCGCCGTCCGTGACGCCGACTGGGTGGTGCTCGGGCCGGGCTCCTGGTACACCTCAGTGCTCCCGCACCTGCTGGTACCGGAGCTGCACGACGCGCTCGTCGCGCATCGCGGTCGCACCATCGTCACCCTGAACCTGCAGCGCGAGGAGGCCGGCGAGACGGCAGACCTGCCCGTCCAGGAGCACGTGGCCGTGCTCCGCGAGCACGCGCCCGACCTGCGGATCGATGCGGTCGTCGCGGACCCGGCGGCCGTCGACGACGTCGCCGGGCTGTCGCAGGTGTGCGCGGAGATGGGCGCGCGGCTGCTGGTGCGACAGGTGCGCCGTGGCGACGGCACCGCGCGGCACGACCCGTTGCGGCTCGCGGCCGCCTATCGCGACATCCTCGAGGGCTCATTCGGCGACGTCGGCGTCCGCAGCTGA
- the whiA gene encoding DNA-binding protein WhiA, with translation MALTAQVKDELARLKVDRTSCRKAEVAATLRFAGGLHIISGRIVIEAELDTGVAARRLKQAISEVYGHESDIIVVSGGGLRRGSRYVVRVVKEGESLARQTGLLDNRGRPVRGLPPQVVSSGVGEAEAAWRGAFLAHGSLTEPGRSSSLEVTCPGPEAALALVGAARRLGIGAKAREVRGIDRVVIRDGDAISAMLTRLGAHETMLVWEERRVRREVRGTANRLANFDDANLRRSARAAVAAGARVERAFEILGEELPEHLREAGELRLAHKEASLEELGKLADPPLTKDAVAGRIRRLLATADKRAAELGVPDTEAGLSPELLDL, from the coding sequence ATGGCGTTGACGGCACAGGTGAAGGACGAGCTGGCCCGGCTGAAGGTGGACCGGACGTCCTGCCGGAAGGCCGAGGTCGCCGCCACGCTGCGCTTCGCCGGCGGGCTGCACATCATCTCCGGTCGCATCGTCATCGAGGCCGAGCTGGACACCGGGGTGGCTGCCCGGCGCCTGAAGCAGGCCATCTCGGAGGTCTACGGCCACGAGAGCGACATCATCGTCGTGTCCGGTGGCGGTCTTCGCCGCGGGAGCCGGTACGTGGTGCGCGTCGTGAAGGAGGGCGAGTCCCTCGCACGGCAGACCGGTCTCCTCGACAACCGAGGACGCCCCGTGCGCGGCCTTCCGCCGCAGGTGGTGTCGTCCGGCGTGGGAGAGGCAGAGGCCGCGTGGCGTGGCGCCTTCCTCGCGCACGGGTCGCTCACCGAGCCGGGGCGGTCGTCGTCGCTCGAGGTGACGTGCCCCGGGCCGGAGGCTGCGCTCGCGCTGGTCGGCGCCGCACGCCGGCTCGGCATCGGCGCGAAGGCCCGGGAGGTGCGCGGCATCGACCGTGTGGTGATCCGTGACGGTGACGCGATCAGCGCCATGCTGACGCGGCTGGGCGCGCACGAGACGATGCTGGTCTGGGAGGAGCGGCGCGTCCGCCGCGAGGTCCGCGGCACGGCGAACCGCCTGGCGAACTTCGACGACGCAAACCTGCGTCGGTCGGCCCGCGCGGCCGTCGCGGCCGGGGCGCGGGTCGAGAGGGCCTTCGAGATCCTCGGCGAGGAGCTGCCCGAGCACCTGCGCGAGGCCGGGGAGCTGCGGCTCGCCCACAAGGAGGCGTCGCTGGAGGAGCTGGGCAAGCTGGCCGACCCGCCGCTGACCAAGGACGCGGTCGCCGGTCGGATCCGCCGTCTGCTGGCGACCGCGGACAAGCGGGCTGCCGAGCTCGGCGTCCCGGACACGGAGGCGGGCCTCAGCCCCGAGCTGCTGGACCTCTAG
- the gap gene encoding type I glyceraldehyde-3-phosphate dehydrogenase, translating into MTIKVGINGFGRIGRNFYRAIIASGADIEIVGVNDLTDNKTLAHLLKYDTVLGRFPLSVDFDDENIIVDGKKIRALAERNPADLPWAELGADIVIESTGFFTDATKAKAHIEAGAKKVIISAPAKNEDGTFVVGVNHTSYDPATQHIISNASCTTNCLAPVAKALNDAIGIERGLMTTIHAYTGDQNLQDGPHRDLRRARAAAQNIVPTSTGAAKAVALVLPELKGKLDGFALRVPVITGSATDLTFTASREVTVDEVNAAVKAAAEGPLKGVLEYVEDEIVSTDIVTNPHQSIFDSKLTKVSGDLVKIIAWYDNEWGYSNSLVALTSYVGERL; encoded by the coding sequence GTGACCATCAAGGTCGGCATCAACGGCTTCGGCCGGATCGGGCGCAACTTCTACCGGGCGATCATCGCCTCGGGCGCCGACATCGAGATCGTGGGCGTCAACGACCTGACGGACAACAAGACGCTGGCGCACCTGCTCAAGTACGACACCGTGCTGGGCCGCTTCCCGCTGAGCGTGGACTTCGACGACGAGAACATCATCGTCGACGGCAAGAAGATCCGGGCGCTCGCCGAGCGGAACCCGGCCGACCTGCCCTGGGCCGAGCTGGGTGCCGACATCGTCATCGAGTCCACCGGCTTCTTCACGGACGCCACCAAGGCCAAGGCCCACATCGAGGCCGGCGCCAAGAAGGTCATCATCTCCGCCCCGGCGAAGAACGAGGACGGCACCTTCGTCGTCGGTGTGAACCACACCTCGTACGACCCGGCGACGCAGCACATCATCTCGAACGCGTCGTGCACCACGAACTGCCTTGCGCCCGTCGCCAAGGCGCTCAACGACGCCATCGGCATCGAGCGTGGCCTCATGACCACGATCCACGCCTACACCGGTGACCAGAACCTGCAGGACGGCCCGCACCGCGACCTTCGTCGTGCCCGCGCCGCCGCGCAGAACATCGTCCCGACCTCGACCGGTGCTGCCAAGGCTGTCGCCCTGGTGCTCCCCGAGCTCAAGGGCAAGCTCGACGGCTTCGCGCTGCGCGTGCCCGTCATCACCGGCTCGGCCACCGACCTGACCTTCACGGCCTCGCGCGAGGTCACGGTCGACGAGGTCAACGCCGCGGTGAAGGCCGCTGCCGAGGGCCCGCTCAAGGGCGTCCTGGAGTACGTCGAGGACGAGATCGTCTCGACGGACATCGTGACGAACCCGCACCAGAGCATCTTCGACTCGAAGCTGACGAAGGTGAGCGGCGACCTGGTGAAGATCATCGCCTGGTACGACAACGAGTGGGGCTACTCGAACAGCCTCGTCGCGCTGACCTCGTACGTGGGCGAGCGGCTCTGA
- a CDS encoding phosphoglycerate kinase: protein MKTIDDLGDLRGKRVLVRSDFNVPLDGTTITDDGRIRAALPTLQALLAKGARVIVMAHLGRPKGAPDPKYSLAPVAARLGELLGQPVALAEDLVGPSARATVAALEDGQVALLENVRFDARETSKDEAERGALADELAALADAFVSDGFGVVHRKQASVYDVALRLPHAVGKLVLKEVESLRKATDDPARPYVVVLGGAKVSDKLGVIENLLTKADRLVIGGGMAYTFLVAQGHQVGTSLLEADQVETVKGYLAQAEKSGVEIVLPVDTIVAPTFAADAPATVVDSEAIPADQMGLDIGPKSRELFASKIVDAKTVVWNGPAGVFEFEAFAAGTRAVAQALVDAGKNGAFTIVGGGDSAAAVRQLGFDEAAFGHISTGGGASLEFLEGKSLPGIAVLED from the coding sequence ATGAAGACCATCGACGACCTGGGCGACCTGCGCGGCAAGCGCGTTCTCGTCCGCTCCGACTTCAACGTGCCGCTCGACGGTACGACGATCACCGACGACGGCCGTATCCGTGCCGCGCTGCCGACGCTGCAGGCGCTGCTCGCGAAGGGCGCCCGCGTGATCGTGATGGCGCACCTCGGCCGCCCGAAGGGTGCTCCGGACCCCAAGTACTCCCTGGCGCCGGTCGCCGCTCGCCTCGGTGAGCTGCTCGGTCAGCCGGTCGCCCTGGCCGAGGACCTGGTCGGCCCGTCCGCCAGGGCCACGGTCGCCGCCCTCGAGGACGGTCAGGTCGCGCTGCTGGAGAACGTGCGCTTCGACGCCCGCGAGACGAGCAAGGACGAGGCCGAGCGCGGTGCGCTGGCCGACGAGCTCGCCGCCCTGGCGGACGCGTTCGTGTCCGACGGGTTCGGTGTGGTGCACCGCAAGCAGGCGTCGGTGTACGACGTCGCGCTGCGCCTGCCGCACGCGGTCGGCAAGCTGGTGCTGAAGGAGGTCGAGTCGCTGCGCAAGGCGACCGACGACCCGGCCCGGCCGTACGTCGTGGTGCTCGGTGGCGCCAAGGTGTCGGACAAGCTCGGTGTGATCGAGAACCTGCTGACCAAGGCCGACCGCCTGGTGATCGGCGGAGGCATGGCGTACACGTTCCTCGTGGCCCAGGGCCACCAGGTCGGCACCTCGCTGCTCGAGGCGGACCAGGTCGAGACGGTCAAGGGCTACCTGGCCCAGGCGGAGAAGTCCGGCGTGGAGATCGTCCTGCCGGTCGACACGATCGTCGCCCCGACGTTCGCGGCGGACGCCCCCGCCACCGTGGTCGACTCGGAGGCCATCCCGGCCGACCAGATGGGTCTCGACATCGGCCCGAAGAGCCGCGAGCTGTTCGCCTCCAAGATCGTGGACGCCAAGACCGTCGTCTGGAACGGTCCTGCGGGCGTGTTCGAGTTCGAGGCCTTCGCCGCGGGCACCCGTGCCGTGGCGCAGGCGCTGGTGGACGCCGGCAAGAACGGTGCCTTCACCATCGTGGGTGGCGGGGACTCCGCCGCGGCCGTGCGTCAGCTCGGCTTCGACGAGGCCGCTTTCGGCCACATCTCGACCGGTGGCGGCGCCTCCCTCGAGTTCCTCGAGGGCAAGTCCCTCCCTGGCATCGCCGTCCTGGAGGACTGA
- the tpiA gene encoding triose-phosphate isomerase — protein MADRTPLMAGNWKMNLDHQQAIQTVQKLAWLLQDAKHDYTAVEVAVLPPFTDLRSVQTLVDADKLDIVYGAQDVSAHTSGAYTGEISPVFLTKLGCTYVAVGHSERRQYHAEDDALVNAKVKASLAAGLVPILCIGEELEIRKAGTHVAHTLSQLDGALEGLTAEQVATIVVAYEPVWAIGTGETATPEDAQEMAGAIRARLVELYDQATADAVRVLYGGSVKSGNVASIMAKPDVDGALVGGASLDPEEFAAIARYRSHAVGA, from the coding sequence ATGGCTGACCGCACCCCGCTGATGGCGGGCAACTGGAAGATGAATCTGGACCACCAGCAGGCGATCCAGACCGTCCAGAAGCTCGCCTGGCTGCTCCAGGACGCCAAGCACGACTACACGGCCGTCGAGGTGGCCGTGCTGCCGCCGTTCACCGACCTGCGTTCCGTGCAGACCCTGGTCGACGCCGACAAGCTCGACATCGTCTACGGCGCGCAGGACGTGTCGGCGCACACGTCGGGCGCCTACACCGGCGAGATCTCCCCGGTGTTCCTCACCAAGCTGGGCTGCACGTACGTGGCCGTCGGCCACTCGGAGCGCCGGCAGTACCACGCCGAGGACGACGCCCTGGTCAACGCCAAGGTGAAGGCGTCCCTGGCGGCGGGCCTGGTGCCGATCCTGTGCATCGGCGAGGAGCTCGAGATCCGGAAGGCCGGGACGCACGTCGCGCACACGCTGTCCCAGCTGGACGGCGCGCTCGAGGGTCTCACGGCCGAGCAGGTGGCGACGATCGTCGTGGCCTACGAGCCGGTCTGGGCCATCGGCACCGGCGAGACGGCGACCCCGGAGGACGCCCAGGAGATGGCCGGCGCCATCCGCGCGCGGCTGGTCGAGCTGTACGACCAGGCGACCGCGGACGCGGTGCGCGTGCTCTACGGCGGTTCCGTGAAGTCCGGCAACGTCGCCTCGATCATGGCGAAGCCGGACGTCGACGGTGCCCTCGTGGGAGGCGCGAGCCTCGACCCGGAGGAGTTCGCGGCCATCGCCCGCTACCGGTCGCACGCCGTCGGCGCCTGA
- the secG gene encoding preprotein translocase subunit SecG produces MNALRIALQVALVLTSLLLVPLVLLHKGKGGGLSDMFGGGITSSAGSSGVAERNLNRITIGVAVVWSLVIVGLGLVQRWS; encoded by the coding sequence GTGAATGCCCTGCGCATCGCTCTTCAGGTGGCACTGGTGCTGACCAGCCTGCTGCTCGTGCCGCTCGTCCTGCTCCACAAGGGCAAGGGCGGTGGCCTCTCCGACATGTTCGGCGGCGGCATCACCAGCAGCGCCGGCTCCTCCGGCGTCGCCGAGCGGAACCTGAACCGCATCACGATCGGTGTCGCCGTCGTGTGGTCGCTCGTCATCGTCGGGCTCGGGCTCGTCCAGCGCTGGTCCTGA
- a CDS encoding RNA polymerase-binding protein RbpA: protein MASGSAIRGSRVGAGPMGEAERGDAAPRVWISYWCANGHETRPSFAEEAVAEAPVTWDCPRCGFPAGQDQANPPSPVRNEPYKTHLAYVKERRSDEDGAAILDEALAALHARRGR from the coding sequence ATGGCAAGCGGAAGTGCTATCCGGGGTTCGCGCGTCGGCGCGGGCCCGATGGGTGAGGCGGAGCGCGGCGACGCCGCACCGCGCGTGTGGATCTCCTACTGGTGCGCCAACGGGCACGAGACCAGGCCGAGCTTCGCGGAGGAGGCCGTCGCCGAGGCGCCCGTGACGTGGGACTGCCCGCGGTGCGGCTTCCCGGCCGGTCAGGACCAGGCGAACCCGCCGTCCCCCGTGCGCAACGAGCCGTACAAGACCCACCTCGCCTACGTGAAGGAGCGTCGCTCCGACGAGGACGGGGCCGCGATCCTCGACGAGGCTCTCGCGGCGCTCCACGCCCGCCGCGGTCGCTGA